A genomic region of Homalodisca vitripennis isolate AUS2020 chromosome 5, UT_GWSS_2.1, whole genome shotgun sequence contains the following coding sequences:
- the LOC124363242 gene encoding facilitated trehalose transporter Tret1-like, whose product MRDTETVITCDIKSGESRFNVYLAIFIAYLGPATAGFVVGWSSPSLVLLRDPDTGISLTEDQGRWLASLTPLGAAIGPLVSGYLLDSLGRRRTFLLHHVMFLVGWGLMCTKTLWIMYTARLLMGMAVGISLAVTSMYIGEMVDDSIRSTINCMYPVFNKFPLILTFGIGPHISYHNLIFICSVPSLAFMFLYKMLPESPLFLFLKNRDSEGIETLSWLRQLPESSVIDEAKSIKNSLSDKEEGSWANLFFRRSNLRAMMIVGSLQFFWQYSWGTVVIAYAQPILLQTGLSFSSSLCAWVMAIMTWIGASLAPVLVRSWGYKTSLMVSSTVCTLSMGTCAYFLGICLTGDNSPLVQWSVLISQILYTISNYSSYYPVSISLLGEYFEPSMKAKASTIITCVLCLESSFAVYIFPLFLRTFDLSITYWFSFAILFLGTMFVSIFIPETSGLSFAQIQEVLHR is encoded by the exons ATGAGGGACACTGAGACGGTAATCACCTGCGACATCAAGTCCGGGGAATCGAGGTTCAATGTCTACCTCGCTATCTTCATTG CGTACCTAGGGCCGGCGACTGCAGGTTTTGTGGTGGGGTGGAGTTCGCCCTCTCTCGTGCTCCTGCGGGATCCTGACACTGGGATCTCCTTGACCGAGGACCAAGGGAGATGGCTCGCCTCTCTGACGCCCCTAGGAGCCGCTATCGGCCCATTAGTCTCGGGTTATCTTCTGGACTCTCTTGGTCGCAG GAGGACATTTCTCCTGCACCACGTGATGTTTCTGGTTGGCTGGGGGCTGATGTGCACCAAAACTCTCTGGATCATGTACACCGCCAGACTTCTGATGGGAATGGCGGTGGGAATCTCTCTGGCCGTTACTTCCATGTACATCGGAGAGATGGTCGAT GACTCTATACGAAGCACAATAAACTGCATGTACCCGGTGTTCAACAAATTTCCACTGATCTTGACTTTCGGCATCGGCCCCCACATCTCCTACCACAACCTCATTTTCATTTGCAGTGTTCCGTCTCTGGCATTTATGTTTCTATACAAGATGCTGCCAGAATctccattgtttttatttctgaagAACAGAGACTCAGAAGGCATAGAGACTCTGTCATGGCTCCGCCAACTGCCGGAGTCTTCCGTCATTGACGAGGCAAAATCGATCAAG aaTTCTCTCTCAGATAAAGAAGAAGGCTCTTGGGCAAATCTGTTCTTCAGACGAAGCAATCTGCGTGCGATGATGATCGTGGGCAGTCTTCAGTTTTTTTGGCAGTATTCTTGGGGAACCGTAGTCATAGCTTATGCCCAACCCATCCTTCTACAAACTGGGTTGTCGTTCTCCAGCAGCCTGTGTGCGTGGGTCATGGCCATCATGACATGGATCGGCGCCTCCTTAGCTCCGGTCCTTGTCAGATCCTGGGGTTACAAAACATCTCTCATGGTTTCTTCAACTGTCTGTACTCTGAGTATG GGAACGTGTGCATATTTCCTTGGCATTTGCCTCACTGGAGATAATAGTCCACTTGTCCAGTGGTCGGTCCTTATCTCTCAAATATTATACACCATCAGTAACTATAGCT CTTATTACCCGGTTTCAATTTCTTTATTGGGAGAGTACTTCGAGCCCAGCATGAAGGCCAAGGCGTCCACAATAATCACATGCGTCTTGTGTCTCGAATCCTCATTTGCCGTATACATATTTCCTCTGTTTCTTCGCACGTTCGACTTGTCAATCACTTACTG GTTCAGTTTTGCCATTCTCTTTCTGGGAACAATGTTCGTATCGATATTTATTCCCGAGACCAGCGGACTGTCGTTTGCCCAGATCCAGGAGGTTCTACACAGATGA